Part of the Weissella coleopterorum genome is shown below.
CATGGAACGGGGGGTTTAATTACGGGACAAGCACTCGAAAATGCAGGTTTTAAAAATGTTGTCATGGTACCGGAACAAAAAGAACCAAATGGTGATTTTCCAACGGTTGAATTGCCTAACCCCGAAGATCCTAAGGCGTTATCTATGGGAATTGAATTAGCGAATCAAGAAGATGCAGACGTGGTCATTGCAGTTGATCCAGACGCTGACCGGATGGGGACTGCGGTTCGGCAACCTTCTGGCGAATACGTGATGTTGACTGGGAATCAAATTGGAGCTGTTATGATGAACTATATCCTTACAGCGCAAAAGGCGGCTAATCTTTTGCCAGATAATGGTGTTTTAGTTAAGTCAATTGTTTCATCTGAATTTGCAGCTGATATCGCGGCTAGTTTCGGGATCAAAACCATTAACGTATTAACTGGTTTTAAATATATTGCAGAACAAATTAAAAATTATGAGTTAAATCATGATCACACCTTCTTATTTGGTTTTGAAGAATCTTATGGATACTTGGTAAAGCCGTTTGTGCGGGATAAAGATTCCGTACAGGCAACGGTTTTGATGGCAGAAGTTGCAGCTTACTATAAGTCAATTGGTAAAACCGTTTATGATGGGGTACAAGAATTATTTGAACAATTTGGTTATTTCATTGAAGATACCAAGGCTTTAACATTTACCGGAATAGATGGAAAGGCACAAATTGAACAATTGATTGCTAAATTTAGAAAAGAGGTTCCAACATCCTTTGGTGCATTAGATGTTGTTAGAATTGAAGACTTTGCGGCTGGAACAGATACAGATATGGTATCTGGTACAGTTCATGAAATTAAACTTCCAGCAGCTGAAGTTTTGAAATACTGGCTTTCTGATGGTTCATGGGTAGCAGTGCGACCTTCTGGAACCGAACCTAAGATCAAGTTTTATGTCGGGACCAAAGGGGCAACCAGTGAACTGGCTCGCACTCAGTTGGTTGCGATTCAAACAACCATTGAATCATACTTAAATAATTAATTACGAGCTTATATCAGCAAAAGGAGTATTATATGAACATATTTATTTGGATCGGGATTATTTTGGTATTAATTATCGCTTATGTCGTTATCTATAATGGTCTCGTGTCTGCACGGATGCATACAAAAGAGTCTTGGGCGCAAATTGATGTTCAATTAAAGCGTCGAAACGATTTAATTCCTAATTTAATTGAAACCGTGAAGGGGTATGGTAAGTACGAACAAGGAACCTTAGAAAAGGTTATTGGTCTACGGAATCAATTAATGGAGATTCCAGCTAGTGATCAGCAAGCCACTATGGAAGTTTCAAATCAATTGACATCTGCTTTAAAATCAGTTTTTGCTCTATCGGAAGCATATCCTGATTTGAAAGCAAATCAACAATATGCCAAGTTAATGGAAGAATTGACCAATACGGAGAATAAAATTGCCTATTCTCGACAATTATTTAACTCAACTACGGCTAACTATAATGCTAAAATACAAATGTTTCCCACATCTGTGGTTGCTAAAATGGGACATTTTGAGCCCTCAGTATTCTTAGAAGTCCCTAGCGAAGAAAAAGTAGCTCCTAAGGTTTCGTTTAGCGATCAAGGATTATAATTATGTTGTACGATCAGATCAATCAAAATAAGCGTAAGACGGTAATGCTGTTTATTGGATTTTTCATGTTTTTGGCAATTGTCGGGGCAGCTTTAGGTTATTTTATGTGGCGCTCCGTTTCTATGGGATTATTGATTACTTTGATTGTTGGAATTGTCTATGTGGGATATGTATATAGTCAATCTACAGATATTGTAATGCAGATGAATCATGCCCAAGAGTTACAGGGACCTGATGATGCACCAGAGTTATGGCATATTGTTGAAGATATGTCC
Proteins encoded:
- a CDS encoding phospho-sugar mutase, translated to MSWKKTYNIWLEKADLSADLKADLKNMQNDGEREDAFYTPLSFGTAGMRGILGAGINRMNIYTVRQATEGLARLIDSFEDSALKNRGVAISYDSRHYSSEFAKEAGRVLGAHGIKAFVFEQLRPTPELSFAVRHLNAYAGIMITASHNPKNYNGYKIYGEDGGQMPPKESDIITDAIRQVDMFNVPVADLDTLKKQKLYQNLGVELDQAYLKNIKTVSINQELIDTVGKEMKLVYSPLHGTGGLITGQALENAGFKNVVMVPEQKEPNGDFPTVELPNPEDPKALSMGIELANQEDADVVIAVDPDADRMGTAVRQPSGEYVMLTGNQIGAVMMNYILTAQKAANLLPDNGVLVKSIVSSEFAADIAASFGIKTINVLTGFKYIAEQIKNYELNHDHTFLFGFEESYGYLVKPFVRDKDSVQATVLMAEVAAYYKSIGKTVYDGVQELFEQFGYFIEDTKALTFTGIDGKAQIEQLIAKFRKEVPTSFGALDVVRIEDFAAGTDTDMVSGTVHEIKLPAAEVLKYWLSDGSWVAVRPSGTEPKIKFYVGTKGATSELARTQLVAIQTTIESYLNN
- a CDS encoding LemA family protein; its protein translation is MNIFIWIGIILVLIIAYVVIYNGLVSARMHTKESWAQIDVQLKRRNDLIPNLIETVKGYGKYEQGTLEKVIGLRNQLMEIPASDQQATMEVSNQLTSALKSVFALSEAYPDLKANQQYAKLMEELTNTENKIAYSRQLFNSTTANYNAKIQMFPTSVVAKMGHFEPSVFLEVPSEEKVAPKVSFSDQGL